Proteins encoded within one genomic window of Dyadobacter chenhuakuii:
- a CDS encoding fatty acyl-AMP ligase, producing the protein MDLFNRLEVYARQFPDKLAYGFVEKEGGLSETLSYATLLEAVRAASGQLADICQPRARVIILLPAEAAFIKVFLGSLHAGLIAVPCPIGYSEPAIQRILNIIKDCEASLIITNQKSLKMLSQRQTEASRTLRALDIQWFFTDELSNDASKQTAKQPSAPDETAYLQYTSGSTGHPKGVMVSHANLTANLNAINNCFGRTAADTSVTWLPHYHDMGLVDGLLSPVFTGGTGLIISPILFITKPLLLLETISRHQAAVCGGPGFGLDHCVARIKPEQLETLDLSSLRVLYVGAEPVRIASLEKFAETMQVTGFKRESLVPAYGLAEATLAVSLHLHGTPMLFRPISETNAKMVVACGPPVEFTNVTIVEPELNSIQKDGEIGEIWVCNEGVALGYWENLAATNTTFKAFTACGKGPFLRTGDLGFLFDGQLFITGRKKELIIIRGTNYYPQDIEEVVNACHEHIQPHGTAAFSIETEQGEELMIVSEVRNNAQNEDDTDKIKTNIANSVGLAFGLVPRKIVLAGIGKLPKTSSGKIQRLKAREVFNTN; encoded by the coding sequence ATGGATCTATTTAACAGACTGGAAGTCTATGCCCGGCAGTTTCCGGACAAGCTTGCTTATGGATTTGTGGAGAAAGAGGGTGGCTTGTCTGAAACGCTTAGCTATGCAACATTACTGGAAGCGGTGAGGGCGGCTTCCGGCCAGCTGGCTGACATTTGCCAGCCGCGCGCCCGGGTTATCATCCTGTTGCCTGCCGAAGCGGCATTTATTAAAGTGTTCCTCGGTTCATTGCACGCCGGCCTCATTGCAGTGCCATGCCCCATTGGTTATTCCGAACCGGCTATTCAAAGGATTTTAAACATTATAAAAGACTGCGAAGCCTCGCTCATCATTACCAATCAAAAGTCCCTTAAAATGCTTTCTCAAAGGCAAACGGAGGCTTCCAGGACATTAAGAGCATTGGACATTCAGTGGTTTTTTACAGATGAGCTTAGTAATGATGCTTCTAAACAAACGGCAAAGCAACCTTCCGCTCCCGATGAAACTGCCTATCTCCAATATACGTCGGGTTCAACAGGTCATCCCAAAGGCGTTATGGTTAGCCATGCCAATCTTACTGCCAACCTAAATGCGATCAACAATTGTTTTGGCCGAACGGCTGCGGACACTTCCGTAACCTGGCTCCCGCATTATCACGACATGGGCCTGGTGGACGGACTGCTTTCCCCTGTTTTCACAGGCGGCACCGGGCTGATCATCTCTCCCATTTTATTCATTACCAAACCATTATTGCTGCTCGAAACAATTTCCCGTCATCAGGCAGCGGTTTGTGGTGGGCCCGGGTTTGGACTCGATCACTGTGTGGCCCGCATAAAGCCCGAACAGCTGGAAACATTGGATCTCAGTTCCTTGCGTGTACTATATGTCGGTGCAGAACCCGTGCGCATTGCCAGCCTGGAAAAGTTTGCCGAAACGATGCAAGTAACTGGTTTCAAGAGAGAAAGCCTGGTTCCAGCCTATGGGTTAGCAGAGGCAACGCTGGCTGTAAGCTTGCACTTGCATGGCACGCCAATGCTTTTCCGCCCTATATCGGAAACGAACGCGAAAATGGTGGTGGCTTGCGGCCCGCCCGTTGAGTTCACTAACGTTACTATTGTCGAACCGGAGCTGAATTCAATTCAGAAAGACGGAGAGATAGGAGAAATTTGGGTGTGTAATGAAGGTGTTGCGCTGGGTTACTGGGAAAATCTTGCTGCCACCAATACGACTTTTAAAGCATTTACAGCGTGTGGAAAAGGTCCGTTTCTGCGGACCGGCGACTTAGGCTTTTTGTTTGACGGACAGCTTTTTATCACAGGCAGAAAGAAGGAGCTGATCATTATTCGCGGGACAAACTATTATCCGCAGGACATTGAAGAAGTGGTGAATGCTTGCCACGAGCACATTCAGCCGCATGGAACCGCGGCATTTTCTATTGAAACCGAACAAGGTGAAGAACTGATGATCGTGAGCGAGGTTAGAAACAATGCTCAAAATGAAGATGATACGGATAAAATTAAAACTAATATTGCCAATAGCGTAGGTCTGGCGTTTGGTTTGGTGCCCCGTAAGATTGTGCTCGCAGGGATTGGGAAATTGCCAAAAACGTCCAGCGGGAAAATTCAACGATTAAAAGCACGGGAAGTTTTTAATACAAATTAG
- a CDS encoding acyl carrier protein translates to MDKTYTEISGWIIERIAHHAELNPEKVTPDTDIVNFRLDSLLMVNITSELEEWLGMELSPSIFWEMGTIAATTEWILENQEA, encoded by the coding sequence ATGGATAAGACTTATACCGAAATCTCCGGATGGATCATTGAGCGTATAGCGCATCATGCAGAGCTCAATCCTGAAAAGGTTACCCCGGACACAGACATTGTCAACTTCCGCCTTGATTCCCTTTTAATGGTCAACATTACTTCTGAACTCGAAGAATGGCTGGGAATGGAACTTAGCCCCTCTATCTTTTGGGAAATGGGAACCATTGCAGCCACAACCGAATGGATCCTGGAAAATCAGGAAGCCTGA
- a CDS encoding MBOAT family O-acyltransferase, with amino-acid sequence MIKFTDFTYFLLLFLIVAAYYNTPQTKKWIFLLILSVLFNMSWSGYYVFVWLGLTAICFLGGQYLGNAAHSKKKRKTLLTILIVICLLPLLFFKYLIPINNSFSPVVLNWLAPIGISYYTFLIIGYLTDVQRKYIKPEPHFGYLALYLGFFPTMLAGPLERARQLIPQLKNPVSYDPENIKAGIFFIVWGLFKKMVLAARFADHVNPVFDQPEKYTAVSVTLAVLLFSIQLYCDFSGYCDIATGSARLLGIRLSKNFANRYYFTPSRTESWNSWNITVTSWFRDYVFFNISKGVTNKTRLEFNRLLTFVVTGLWHGPSWSFVIWGFLQWAYINFEIRTKRFWERFYGGLGLRIGSNPHTVLRIIVRLLTGTLIMGWFRAAELDSGLRLYSAMFGFQSGALSIFTSGFGLTLALFLILDFINYQMGEKEDIASFLLKRNPVQRNLSFLVLVQLVLIFGQITVANFYYIQF; translated from the coding sequence ATGATCAAATTCACCGATTTTACATATTTCCTGCTCCTTTTCCTGATTGTTGCAGCTTACTATAACACGCCCCAGACCAAGAAATGGATCTTTCTGCTAATCCTGAGCGTGCTTTTTAATATGAGCTGGAGCGGCTATTATGTGTTTGTTTGGCTTGGGCTGACGGCGATCTGTTTTCTCGGAGGTCAATATTTGGGAAATGCGGCACATTCAAAAAAGAAGCGCAAAACGCTGTTGACCATATTAATCGTCATCTGCCTGTTGCCGCTGCTGTTCTTCAAATATCTGATTCCCATCAACAATTCGTTTTCGCCGGTGGTTTTGAACTGGTTAGCGCCCATCGGGATATCCTATTATACATTTCTGATCATAGGCTATCTTACCGACGTGCAACGGAAATACATCAAACCTGAGCCGCATTTTGGCTATCTCGCACTCTATCTGGGATTTTTCCCGACTATGCTGGCCGGTCCGCTGGAGCGTGCCAGGCAGCTGATCCCGCAATTAAAAAATCCTGTCAGCTACGATCCTGAGAACATTAAGGCTGGGATTTTCTTTATTGTCTGGGGTTTGTTCAAAAAAATGGTTTTGGCTGCCAGGTTCGCAGATCACGTTAATCCCGTGTTCGACCAGCCAGAAAAATACACCGCAGTTTCTGTGACATTAGCCGTTCTGCTCTTCTCAATCCAGCTCTATTGCGACTTTTCAGGCTATTGCGACATTGCCACCGGGTCGGCCAGGTTACTTGGTATCCGGCTAAGCAAAAACTTTGCGAACCGCTACTATTTCACCCCTTCCCGCACCGAATCCTGGAACTCCTGGAACATTACGGTCACATCCTGGTTCCGCGATTATGTGTTTTTCAACATTAGCAAAGGCGTTACCAACAAAACAAGGCTCGAATTCAACCGCCTGCTCACCTTTGTGGTCACGGGATTATGGCATGGGCCGAGCTGGTCTTTTGTGATCTGGGGCTTTTTGCAATGGGCCTACATTAATTTTGAGATCAGGACAAAACGCTTTTGGGAGCGGTTTTATGGCGGTCTCGGTCTCAGGATTGGGTCAAATCCACATACTGTTTTGCGCATTATCGTCCGTCTGCTCACAGGAACGCTCATTATGGGCTGGTTTCGGGCGGCGGAGCTGGACAGTGGTTTGCGGTTGTACAGTGCAATGTTCGGGTTTCAGTCGGGCGCGCTTTCTATTTTCACGTCCGGCTTCGGCTTGACGCTTGCCTTGTTTTTAATTTTGGATTTTATAAATTATCAAATGGGTGAAAAAGAGGACATTGCTTCCTTTTTGTTAAAAAGAAATCCCGTGCAGCGAAACCTTTCCTTCCTGGTTTTAGTCCAGCTCGTCCTCATTTTCGGGCAGATCACCGTTGCTAATTTTTACTACATTCAATTCTGA
- a CDS encoding cytochrome P450 → MSVAAIWSSQNKISQNYADLIDDVRKTNPVHLNVFGDLVVMDYKNVKKIFADSENFQNFDFKERFKVVSAIANNDPALLEFGESLRHWLLFMNGEAHAEHRKMVNKKFYEANYEHITLEAIQGVIGAYQDQEEADLVEITRKFSFLIISKIIGLKSEDYDFIQKFSYVITLIFEKTLNVKDLLECAHMSRQFRSYLGETLSRQEKELTNSLLLEMQEIMGSTRVNELIGTWEFLVNAATETTTLLLTRSIATLIEHKDIAIDWNAHDGCAIAVEELIRYVSPVNWIPRQVKEDMEFAGLQLKKGKTVLLGIASANRDPDIFQNPETFIPTRKPNPHIGFGFGIHHCMGARLSRFEMQKFLPRFMAAFPNIRLHPDKPGEWDSKVFFRGHKHLPVLLK, encoded by the coding sequence ATGTCCGTAGCGGCTATCTGGTCATCCCAAAACAAAATCAGTCAAAATTACGCTGACCTGATCGATGATGTGCGAAAAACCAATCCCGTGCATTTGAACGTGTTTGGGGACTTGGTTGTGATGGATTACAAAAACGTTAAGAAGATCTTTGCCGACTCCGAAAACTTTCAAAACTTCGATTTTAAGGAACGCTTTAAAGTCGTTTCTGCCATTGCAAACAATGATCCTGCACTTCTGGAATTTGGCGAAAGCTTGCGACACTGGCTGCTGTTCATGAATGGTGAAGCACATGCCGAACATCGGAAAATGGTTAACAAAAAGTTCTACGAGGCTAATTACGAGCATATTACCCTGGAAGCGATCCAGGGAGTGATAGGTGCATATCAGGATCAGGAAGAAGCGGACCTGGTAGAGATCACAAGGAAATTCAGCTTCCTCATTATCAGCAAGATCATTGGTTTAAAAAGTGAGGATTACGATTTTATCCAAAAGTTCTCATACGTCATTACCCTGATTTTTGAAAAAACACTAAATGTAAAAGACTTGCTGGAATGCGCGCATATGTCGAGGCAATTCCGTAGTTACCTTGGCGAGACGCTTTCCAGGCAGGAAAAAGAGCTGACTAACAGCCTGTTACTGGAAATGCAGGAAATTATGGGCAGCACCCGGGTGAATGAACTGATCGGAACATGGGAATTTCTGGTCAATGCTGCTACGGAAACCACCACATTGCTGCTTACGAGAAGCATTGCTACATTGATTGAGCATAAGGACATCGCCATAGATTGGAATGCGCACGACGGCTGCGCAATCGCAGTTGAAGAGCTGATCCGCTATGTTAGCCCTGTAAACTGGATTCCGCGACAAGTGAAAGAGGATATGGAATTTGCAGGTTTACAGCTCAAAAAGGGAAAAACCGTGCTGCTAGGCATCGCCTCCGCCAACCGTGATCCTGACATTTTTCAAAATCCCGAAACGTTTATACCTACACGTAAACCCAATCCGCACATTGGGTTTGGATTTGGAATCCATCATTGCATGGGCGCCCGTCTCTCCCGGTTCGAAATGCAGAAATTCCTGCCCCGGTTCATGGCAGCGTTCCCAAACATCCGCCTGCATCCCGACAAGCCTGGTGAATGGGATTCGAAAGTGTTTTTCAGAGGTCATAAGCATTTGCCTGTGCTTCTAAAATAA